A single region of the Raphanus sativus cultivar WK10039 chromosome 1, ASM80110v3, whole genome shotgun sequence genome encodes:
- the LOC108811043 gene encoding protein BPS1, chloroplastic yields the protein MARPQDPPRGFFPFGNPFRNLSSKNPVLSSNLLSLLNTFETNLASSITKLVPKEKSQILTLSWMSQAMVSLCQTHDAIKTLITALELPVSDWEDKWVDVYLDISVKLLDLCNAFSSELSRLNQGHLFLQFALHNLDTNAPQNLSKAQSSLDSWKRHIVSKNPRLESCHSILTSLVQTLNLPKVKNSAKGKVLMRALYGVKVKTLYISGVFAAAFSGSSQNLLYVTVSNDLPWAPSFMQMQNTMNAEIKSIFLSDGLTVMKELEAVDSGVKELAPAIQQGSIDPIVLQPLKDSVTELTSGIDLVSKEVDCFFKILLSGRDTLLENLRSMGASTVPQATSPKKAAGKKQRGF from the coding sequence ATGGCTCGTCCACAAGACCCTCCACGCGGTTTCTTCCCTTTTGGAAACCCCTTCAGGAACCTCTCTTCCAAGAACCCTGTACTATCCTCTAATCTTCTCTCCCTCTTGAACACTTTCGAGACCAACTTAGCTTCTTCCATTACCAAGCTTGTCCCCAAGGAAAAGTCCCAAATCCTCACTCTTTCATGGATGAGCCAAGCTATGGTATCTCTTTGCCAGACCCACGATGCTATCAAGACTCTTATAACCGCTCTTGAGCTTCCTGTCTCTGATTGGGAGGACAAGTGGGTCGATGTCTACCTAGACATCAGCGTCAAGCTCCTTGACCTCTGCAACGCCTTTAGCTCTGAGCTTAGCCGCCTCAACCAAGGCCATCTCTTTCTCCAGTTTGCTTTGCATAACTTGGACACGAACGCTCCTCAGAATCTTTCCAAAGCTCAATCGTCCCTCGACTCCTGGAAGCGACACATCGTTTCCAAGAACCCGAGGTTGGAAAGCTGTCATTCAATCCTGACCAGCCTTGTTCAGACCTTGAATCTCCCCAAGGTGAAAAACTCTGCCAAAGGAAAAGTCCTGATGCGTGCTCTTTACGGTGTCAAGGTCAAGACTTTGTACATTTCTGGTGTCTTTGCTGCTGCCTTCTCAGGTTCATCGCAGAACCTGCTCTACGTCACGGTCTCAAACGACCTTCCATGGGCACCATCCTTCATGCAAATGCAGAACACGATGAACGCAGAGATCAAGAGCATCTTTTTATCTGACGGTTTAACCGTTATGAAAGAGCTCGAGGCTGTTGATTCAGGTGTTAAGGAACTTGCTCCTGCGATCCAACAAGGGTCAATAGATCCCATCGTGCTGCAGCCATTGAAGGACTCGGTCACGGAGTTAACGAGTGGGATAGACCTTGTTTCAAAGGAGGTGGATTGCTTCTTCAAGATTCTCTTGTCGGGGAGAGACACTTTGCTGGAGAACCTCAGGTCGATGGGCGCATCAACGGTACCGCAGGCAACATCACCAAAAAAGGCTGCTGGAAAAAAGCAGAGAGGATTCTGA
- the LOC108808509 gene encoding uncharacterized protein At1g01500: MISRDHHHHHHHHPDPLATAKSYDMRTSAVAPSSASIPLTQSSSWLEVRLFYVRIAPCVVENVPDFLTLRHPRRETGASLEVNGARVPPSQTASLKLRRDRVDRESSEVTYVSTEAVRVTGCVELEVYDKEEMVLCGNLDRIEGAWNSKTGWGMDCYMAMGSFFRPKLGVASPSVEVYIAGCCGALPVILTKTIQASPRRKVPRHVTLHAIPEEEQDIVTTADQFASQHKLPQNMESEVDEYEDESEMKMGHMYYPQGMYVDEDGQLSWFNAGVRVGVGIGLGMCLGVGIGVGLLMRSYQATTSNLRRRFF, translated from the exons ATGATATCGagggatcatcatcatcatcatcatcatcatccggATCCTCTGGCTACAGCCAAATCGTACGACATGAGAACCTCGGCGGTTGCGCCGTCGTCGGCATCAATCCCGTTGACGCAATCGTCGTCGTGGCTGGAGGTGCGTCTGTTCTACGTCCGCATCGCCCCCTGCGTCGTGGAGAACGTGCCTGACTTTCTCACCCTCCGTCACCCTCGGCGCGAGACGGGCGCTTCCCTCGAGGTAAACGGCGCTCGAGTTCCCCCCTCGCAGACGGCGTCTCTCAAACTCAGACGCGACAGAGTGGACAGGGAGTCGTCGGAGGTGACATACGTGAGCACGGAGGCGGTGCGCGTGACGGGATGCGTGGAGTTGGAGGTTTACGATAAGGAGGAGATGGTGCTGTGCGGGAATCTGGATAGGATCGAAGGTGCGTGGAATAGTAAGACTGGATGGGGCATGGATTGTTACATGGCTATGGGATCTTTTTTCAGGCCGAAGCTAGGCGTTGCGTCTCCCTCCGTTGAGGTTTATATTGCTGGTTGCTGTGGTGCTCTTCCCGTCATCTTGACTAAGACCATTCAGGCGAGTCCCAGGAGGAAGGTGCCCAGGCACGTCACACTCCACGCTATCCCTGAGGAGGAGCAAGACATTGTTACCACTGCTGATCAATTCGCCAGCCAACACAAACTACCACAG AACATGGAGTCAGAAGTTGATGAGTACGAGGATGAGTCTGAAATGAAAATGGGACACATGTACTACCCTCAAGGGATGTACGTGGATGAGGATGGTCAACTCTCATGGTTCAATGCTGGTGTCAGAGTTGGAGTTGGGATAGGTCTTGGGATGTGCCTCGGCGTAGGCATTGGAGTTGGATTGCTCATGCGTTCATATCAAGCTACTACTAGTAACCTTCGTAGGAGGTTCTTCTGA
- the LOC108808501 gene encoding C-terminal binding protein AN codes for MSKIRPSATMSHRGQPSPATPLVVTLNCVEDCALEQDSLAGVAGVEYVPLSRIADGKIESATAVLLHSLAYLPRAAQRRLRPHQLILCLGSADRAVDSTLAADLGLRLVHVDTSRAEEIADTVMALILGLLRRTHLLSRHALSASGWLGSLQPLCRGMRRCRGMVLGIIGRSVSARYLASRSLAFKMTVLYFDLPQGDEERIRPSRFPRAARRMDTLNDLLAASDVISLHCALTDNTLQILNADCLQHIKPGAFLVNTGSCQLLDDCAVKQLLIDGTIAGCAIDGAEGPQWMEAWVKEMPNVLILPRSADYSEEVWMEIREKAISILHSFFLDGVIPTNTVSDEELEASDEDDEQVSPISRHDKLALVESTSRQQGQSTLTSTDIVPIEASEFKESLSPVQNTAMKPEVRRSRSGKKAKKRHSQQKHMQRAEGSSGLHEEESSTSRRDDIAMSDSEEVLSSSSRCVSPEDSRSRKTPLEVMHQNQLVRSSKKFIGNASELLKDGYVIAMYAKDLSGLHVSRQRTKNGGWFLDTLSNVSKRDPAAQFIIAYRNKDTVGLRSFAAGGKLLQINRRMEFVFASHSFDVWESWTLEGSLDECRLVNCRNSSASLDVRVEILAIVGDDGVTRWID; via the exons aTGAGCAAGATCCGTCCTTCTGCTACAATGTCACATCGTGGACAGCCGTCACCGGCGACTCCCCTCGTCGTCACACTCAACTGCGTCGAGGATTGCGCGCTCGAGCAGGACTCACTCGCCGGCGTTGCTGGTGTCGAATACGTCCCTCTCAGCCGCATCGCCGACGGTAAGATCGAGTCCGCCACCGCCGTCCTCCTCCATTCCCTCGCTTACCTTCCGCGTGCAGCTCAGCGCCGCCTCCGTCCTCACCAGCTCATTCTGTGCCTCGGCTCTGCCGATCGCGCCGTCGATTCGACTCTCGCCGCCGACCTAGGTCTCCGTCTCGTCCATGTCGACACTTCCAGAGCTGAGGAAATCGCGGACACAGTCATGGCGCTCATCCTTGGACTCCTCCGGCGGACGCACTTGCTATCGAGACACGCGCTATCGGCTTCGGGATGGCTAGGATCGCTTCAGCCGCTTTGCAGGGGAATGAGAAGGTGCCGTGGTATGGTTTTGGGGATAATCGGCAGATCTGTGTCCGCTAGGTATTTGGCGAGCAGGAGCTTGGCTTTCAAGATGACTGTGCTCTACTTTGATCTCCCtcag GGAGACGAAGAACGAATCAGGCCCTCCAGGTTCCCACGTGCTGCCCGAAGAATGGATACATTGAATGATCTACTTGCAGCTAGTGATGTCATTTCCCTTCACTGTGCCTTAACTGACAACACCCTTCAGATACTCAACGCTGACTGTTTGCAGCATATCAAACCTG GGGCTTTTCTTGTGAATACTGGAAGCTGCCAGCTACTGGATGATTGTGCTGTGAAACAACTTCTAATTGATGGTACCATAGCTGGTTGCGCCATTGATGGTGCCGAAGGTCCTCAATGGATGGAAGCATGG GTGAAGGAAATGCCGAATGTGCTAATCCTACCTCGTAGTGCAGATTACAGTGAGGAAGTATGGATGGAGATTAGAGAAAAGGCCATCTCTATCTTGCATTCATTTTTCTTAGATGGTGTTATACCAACCAACACTGTTTCTGATGAGGAACTTGAAGCAagtgatgaagatgatgaacaaGTATCACCCATCAGCAGACATGACAAATTAGCACTAGTGGAATCCACCAGTAGGCAACAGGGACAAAGTACTCTCACCAGCACCGACATCGTTCCTATAGAGGCTAGTGAGTTTAAGGAATCTCTGAGCCCTGTTCAAAACACTGCCATGAAACCTGAAGTAAGACGCAGCAGATCCGGTAAGAAAGCCAAAAAGAGGCATTCACAGCAAAAGCACATGCAAAGAGCGGAGGGTTCCTCAGGACTACATGAAGAAGAAAGTAGTACTTCACGAAGAGATGATATTGCTATGAGTGACAGTGAAGAAGTACTAAGTTCCAGTTCTAGATGTGTTTCCCCTGAGGATTCAAGAAGCAGGAAAACACCACTTGAAGTGATGCATCAAAACCAGCTTGTAAGGTCAAGCAAGAAGTTCATTGGAAACGCAAGTGAACTGCTGAAAGATGGATATGTAATAGCCATGTATGCAAAAGACCTCTCGGGTCTGCATGTTTCAAGGCAAAGAACGAAAAACGGTGGTTGGTTCCTCGATACTTTGTCAAATGTGTCCAAACGGGATCCGGCTGCACAATTCATTATCGCATACAGAAACAAG GACACTGTGGGTCTGAGATCATTTGCTGCGGGTGGGAAGTTATTGCAG ATCAATAGAAGAATGGAGTTTGTGTTTGCGAGCCACAGTTTTGACGTGTGGGAGAGTTGGACTCTAGAAGGTTCTTTGGACGAATGCAGGCTTGTCAACTGCAGGAATTCTTCT GCGAGTTTGGACGTGCGTGTGGAGATTCTGGCGATAGTAGGAGACGATGGCGTCACACGTTGGATCGAttga
- the LOC108812627 gene encoding probable serine/threonine-protein kinase At1g01540, translating to MSLFDAAFVNTELSKPTSIFGLRLWVVIGILLGSLIVIALFLLSLCLTSRRKNRKPRADFASAAVATPPISKEIKEIVPAEIQVDIGKMEHRVVFSDRVSSGESRGTASASETASYSGSGNVGPEVSHLGWGRWYTLRELEAATNGLCEENVIGEGGYGIVYRGVLTDGTKVAVKNLLNNRGQAEKEFKVEVEVIGRVRHKNLVRLLGYCVEGAYRMLVYDFVDNGNLEQWIHGDVGDVSPLTWDIRMNIILGMAKGLAYLHEGLEPKVVHRDIKSGNILLDRQWNAKVSDFGLAKLLGSDSSYVTTRVMGTFGYVAPEYACTGMLNEKSDIYSFGILIMEIITGRNPVDYSRPQGETNLVDWLKTMVGNRRSEEVVDPKIAEPPSSKALKRVLLVALRCVDPDANKRPKMGHIIHMLEAEDSLYRDERRTTRDHGNRDKQETAASESGESGSRHHQQKLR from the exons ATGTCGTTGTTCGATGCTGCTTTCGTCAATACGGAGCTCTCTAAACCGACGTCGATCTTCGGTCTCCGGCTATGGGTCGTCATCGGAATCTTACTCGGATCTCTTATAGTCATCGCCCTCTTCCTCCTCTCCCTCTGCCTAACCTCTCGCCGCAAAAACCGCAAACCGAGAGCCGATTTCGCTTCCGCCGCCGTCGCTACGCCGCCGATTTCTAAGGAGATTAAAGAGATCGTTCCGGCGGAGATCCAGGTGGATATAGGGAAGATGGAGCATCGAGTGGTGTTCTCGGATCGAGTGTCGAGTGGAGAGAGCAGAGGAACAGCGAGTGCGAGCGAGACGGCGTCGTATTCGGGGAGCGGGAACGTAGGGCCGGAGGTTTCGCATCTGGGATGGGGAAGGTGGTATACACTGAGGGAGCTGGAGGCGGCGACGAATGGGCTGTGTGAAGAGAACGTGATAGGAGAAGGTGGTTACGGGATTGTGTATCGTGGGGTTTTGACCGACGGTACTAAAGTCGCCGTCAAGAACTTGCTTAATAACAG GGGACAGGCAGAGAAGGAATTCAAAGTAGAAGTGGAAGTGATTGGGCGTGTACGACATAAGAATCTCGTTAGGCTTTTAGGTTATTGCGTTGAAGGTGCTTACAG GATGCTGGTGTATGACTTTGTGGATAATGGCAATTTGGAGCAATGGATTCACGGTGATGTTGGTGATGTCAGCCCTCTTACTTGGGATATCCGTATGAACATTATACTCGGGATGGCTAAAGG ATTGGCATATTTGCACGAGGGTCTTGAACCAAAAGTGGTTCACCGAGACATAAAATCGGGAAATATATTACTTGATCGCCAATGGAATGCTAAGGTTTCGGATTTTGGACTTGCTAAGCTCTTGGGTTCCGACAGCAGTTATGTGACAACCCGTGTCATGGGAACCTTCGG TTATGTAGCACCGGAATATGCATGCACCGGAATGTTGAACGAGAAGAGTGACATCTACAGCTTTGGAATATTAATCATGGAGATCATCACTGGGAGAAACCCTGTTGATTATAGTCGCCCTCAAGGAGAG ACGAATCTAGTGGACTGGTTGAAAACAATGGTAGGAAACAGAAGATCAGAAGAAGTAGTTGATCCCAAAATAGCGGAACCACCGTCCTCAAAGGCTCTTAAACGAGTGTTGCTAGTTGCTTTGCGTTGTGTGGATCCAGATGCAAACAAGAGACCTAAAATGGGGCATATCATTCATATGCTTGAAGCTGAAGACTCACTCTATCGCGAT GAACGCCGAACAACGAGGGACCATGGAAACCGAGATAAGCAAGAGACAGCGGCTAGTGAAAGTGGGGAGAGCGGTTCACGGCATCATCAGCAAAAGCTAAGATGA
- the LOC108856584 gene encoding uncharacterized protein LOC108856584 — MGDDRRDQKAFCYEKAKTFSCNSSHSSSSLFRLITKLVLTFAVIFCFQFVFYSFDFTSYTPPRSLIKIAVPPVGSGSGSYTSDPKPEEETQIKHVVFGIAASAKLWKRRRDYVKLWWKPNGEMKGVVWLDKHVDDDDNDTVSTGLPLIKISSDTSKLKYEYPKGNRAALRLTRIVSETVRLLNGTESEKNVRWIVMGDDDTVFFTENLVSVLRKYDHKQFYYIGSSSESHIQNIKFSYGMAYGGGGFAISYPLAKALEKMQDRCIQRYPELYGSDDRIHACMAELGVPLTREVGFHQFDLYGKLLGLLSAHPLAPIVSMHHLDIVDPVFPNMGRVNAMKRFMVPAKLDSASLTQQSVCYDTIHHWTVSVSWGYTVQIIRGVLSAREMEIPTRTYIDWYKHGDAKSYAFNTRPFSKNMCQRPRVYFLSNALPDSALHRTASDYVRWHDMWDLECDWDMSDPSSIERVIVYKKPDPDRWNKNKAPRRDCCRILPTKRNGTMVIDVGACEDDEIVEFSVK, encoded by the exons ATGGGAGACGACAGGAGAGATCAAAAGGCATTTTGTTACGAGAAAGCTAAAACGTTTTCATGTAACTCCtcacattcttcttcttctttgtttagGCTTATCACGAAGCTAGTCTTAACTTTCGCCGTTATATTCTGCTTCCAATTCGTTTTCTACTCTTTCGATTTCACCTCCTACACTCCACCTCGTTCTCTCATCAAAATCGCGGTTCCCCCAGtcggatccggatccggatcTTACACGAGTGATCCAAAACCCGAAGAAGAAACGCAGATAAAACACGTCGTTTTCGGGATCGCTGCGTCCGCGAAGCTGTGGAAACGCCGTAGAGACTACGTGAAGCTCTGGTGGAAACCCAACGGCGAAATGAAGGGCGTCGTTTGGTTGGACAAACACGTCGACGACGACGACAACGACACCGTTTCCACCGGTCTCCCTCTTATCAAAATCTCTTCCGACACGTCCAAGCTCAAATACGAATACCCAAAGGGCAACCGAGCGGCTCTCAGACTAACGCGAATCGTGTCCGAGACAGTGAGGCTTTTAAACGGAACAGAGTCCGAGAAAAACGTGAGGTGGATCGTGATGGGAGACGACGACACCGTGTTTTTCACGGAGAATCTTGTTAGTGTTCTGAGAAAATACGACCACAAGCAGTTCTATTACATTGGAAGCTCGTCGGAGAGTCACATTCAGAATATTAAATTCTCTTACGGGATGGCTTACGGTGGAGGGGGGTTCGCCATTAGCTACCCATTGGCTAAAGCGTTGGAGAAGATGCAAGATCGTTGTATTCAGAGATACCCCGAACTGTACGGCTCCGACGATCGGATTCATGCTTGTATGGCGGAGCTTGGTGTTCCTTTGACTAGAGAAGTTGGCTTTCATCAG tttgatttatatgggaaacTTCTGGGCCTACTATCAGCCCATCCATTAGCTCCAATTGTCTCTATGCACCATCTAGACATAGTGGATCCAGTATTCCCAAACATGGGCCGAGTCAACGCCATGAAACGTTTCATGGTTCCAGCCAAACTTGATTCAGCGAGCCTCACTCAGCAATCTGTTTGTTATGACACTATACACCATTGGACTGTGTCTGTCTCATGGGGATACACAGTTCAGATTATACGTGGTGTATTGTCAGCTAGAGAGATGGAGATCCCGACACGCACATATATAGATTGGTACAAACACGGAGACGCCAAAAGCTACGCCTTTAACACACGTCCTTTCAGCAAGAACATGTGTCAACGTCCACGCGTGTACTTCCTCTCCAACGCGCTTCCTGATTCGGCCTTACACAGAACTGCAAGCGACTACGTGAGGTGGCATGACATGTGGGATCTTGAATGTGACTGGGATATGTCGGATCCTTCTAGCATCGAACGGgttatagtttataaaaaacCCGATCCCGATAGATGGAACAAAAATAAG GCTCCGAGAAGAGATTGTTGTAGAATATTGCCTACGAAAAGGAATGGGACGATGGTGATTGATGTTGGAGCTTGTGAAGATGATGAAATTGTTGAATTCTCTGTCAaatag
- the LOC108842322 gene encoding LOW QUALITY PROTEIN: ferric reduction oxidase 2 (The sequence of the model RefSeq protein was modified relative to this genomic sequence to represent the inferred CDS: inserted 3 bases in 3 codons; substituted 1 base at 1 genomic stop codon) — MKENKKQDPXGRVTCMEHATSLLHLVPXQYFLYIYTLSLPLLPSKXASXFLFTKALISFKIIRERDRMEMTKFFMMVAFLGTIMLWIMMPTLTYKNKWQPYMRLKFGASTYFGSTGTTLFMYTFPMILVACLGCVYLHFKKRKSLHHIDRETKGGVWSALRKPMLAKGPLGIVSRTEIMFLAMFVALLLWSFITYLRIKFATITPQSAAADGEYLWQAKLDSAAFRLGLLGNICLAFLFLPVARGSSLLPAVGLTSESSIKYHIWLGHMVIAIFTAHGLCYIIYWVSVNEISQMLMWDTEDISNLAGEISLVAGLVMWATTYPAVRRRFFEVFFYTHYLYIVFMLFFVFHVGMSYSFISFPGFYIFMVDRYLRFLQSRDNIRLLSARILPSDTIELTFSKNPRLVYTPTSILFVNIPSISRLQWHPFTITSSSNLEAEKLSVVIKSEGKWSTKLYQMLSSSGQIDRLAVSVEGPYGPASTDFFRHEALVMVSGGSGITPFISIIRDVIATSQKQKCKIPKITLICAFKNSSEISMLHLLLPLSGLQTELSSDIDIRIEAFITREKEARSEATTEQIKTLWFKPSLSDQPISSILGPNSWLWLCGILSSSFLIFMIIIGLITRYYIYPIDHNTYKIYSWTSESIIYILAISVSIMATSSAAVFWNKNKYGNNVENKQVQNVDIPFTTSSPTSCSMSEIESSPQESLVQCTTLHYGERPNLTKLLLDVKGSSVGVLVCGPKKMRQQVAQICSSDLAKNLHFESISFSW; from the exons atgaaagaaaacaaaaaacaagatC CGGGGAGAGTCACATGCATGGAGCATGCAACTAGCTTACTTCATCTAGTTC CTCAAtattttctctatatatatactctTTCTCTACCACTCCTTCCCTCAAAATAAGCTA TATTCCTTTTCACTAAAGCACTCATATCTTTTAAAAtcataagagagagagataggatGGAGATGACTAAGTTCTTCATGATGGTGGCTTTCCTTGGAACTATCATGCTTTGGATCATGATGCCAACACTAACTTATAAAAACAAGTGGCAGCCTTATATGCGTCTAAAGTTTGGAGCATCAACTTATTTTGGTTCCACAG GGACGACACTTTTCATGTATACTTTCCCAATGATCCTCGTAGCTTGTCTGGGATGTGTGTATCTCCACTTCAAGAAACGAAAGAGCCTACACCATATTGATAG GGAGACGAAGGGAGGAGTGTGGAGTGCACTGAGAAAGCCAATGTTAGCGAAGGGACCATTGGGGATAGTCTCACGTACTGAGATAATGTTCTTGGCTATGTTTGTGGCTCTTCTTCTTTGGAGCTTTATCACTTACTTGCGCATTAAATTTGCCACTATCACTCCTCAATCAGCCGCTGCAGATGGCGAATATTT GTGGCAAGCCAAGCTGGACTCAGCAGCGTTTAGGCTAGGGTTGCTCGGAAACATATGTTTAGCGTTTTTGTTCTTACCGGTGGCACGTGGCTCGTCGTTGCTACCGGCGGTAGGACTAACTTCGGAGTCAAGCATCAAATATCATATTTGGCTGGGCCATATGGTCATTGCCATTTTCACCGCTCATGGTCTATGTTACATCATCTATTGGGTCTCTGTGAATGAAATCTCCCAG ATGCTCATGTGGGATACAGAAGATATATCGAACTTGGCCGGAGAGATATCTCTGGTGGCCGGGCTTGTGATGTGGGCCACCACATATCCAGCTGTAAGGAGGAGATTCTTCGAAGTCTTCTTCTATACTCACTACCTCTATATTGTCTTCATGCTGTTCTTCGTCTTCCACGTCGGCATGTCTTACTCGTTCATCTCTTTTCCCGGTTTCTATATTTTCATGGTCGATCGTTACCTAAGGTTTCTCCAGTCACGTGACAATATTCGCTTGCTCTCTGCTCGGATTCTTCCTTCCGACACCATCGAGCTCACTTTCTCCAAAAACCCTA GGTTGGTTTATACCCCGACGAGCATATTGTTTGTGAACATACCGAGCATTTCGAGGCTACAATGGCATCCATTTACGATAACTTCGAGTAGCAACCTTGAGGCAGAGAAGCTGAGTGTTGTGATCAAAAGCGAAGGCAAATGGTCAACTAAACTTTACCAGAtgctttcttcttctggtcagATAGACCGCCTCGCTGTTTCTGTCGAGGGTCCTTACGGCCCTGCTTCCACCGATTTCTTTAG GCATGAAGCTCTGGTTATGGTGAGCGGAGGAAGCGGGATAACTCCATTTATATCGATCATCCGCGATGTGATCGCAACAAGCCAAAAACAAAAATGCAAAATCCCCAAAATCACTCTGATTTGCGCATTTAAGAACTCTTCAGAAATATCCATGCTCCATCTTTTATTGCCATTATCCGGTCTCCAGACTGAGCTATCCTCCGACATAGACATCAGAATCGAAGCCTTCATAACCCGAGAGAAAGAAGCCAGAAGCGAAGCAACAACGGAGCAAATCAAAACACTCTGGTTCAAACCAAGTCTTTCAGACCAACCCATCTCATCAATCCTAGGACCAAATTCATGGCTCTGGCTCTGCGGAATTCTCTCTTCCTCGTTCCTCATCTTTATGATAATTATCGGACTCATCACTAGGTATTACATTTACCCGATCGACCACAACACCTACAAGATCTATTCATGGACTTCAGAATCCATTATATACATCTTGGCCATCTCTGTGAGCATCATGGCCACTTCAAGTGCAGCTGTGTTTTGGAACAAGAACAAGTACGGCAACAACGTCGAAAATAAACAGGTCCAGAACGTCGACATTCCATTTACAACGTCTTCTCCAACCTCGTGTTCCATGAGTGAAATCGAAAGTTCCCCACAAGAATCGCTAGTGCAATGCACCACCCTGCACTACGGAGAAAGACCTAACCTCACGA AACTACTACTTGACGTGAAAGGTTCGAGCGTGGGAGTTCTTGTGTGTGGTCCAAAGAAGATGAGACAACAGGTTGCGCAAATATGTTCCTCTGATTTGGCTAAAAATCTTCATTTCGAATCTATCAGTTTCAGCTGGTAA
- the LOC108841885 gene encoding protein REVEILLE 3, protein MNMNLSGFGTTLPHTITTAPATTMPVSARSQTMSFSEDLTKKIRKPYTITKSRENWTEQEHDKFIEALHLFDRDWKKIEAFVGSKTVIQIRSHAQKYFLKVQKNGTNEHLPPPRPKRKANHPYPQKASKSVALSTSNALLEHEYLYTTTHPQPVICTPSHGLIRRGVITPNPVIKEESGVPENCCSTTSSSIRDNGQRTRTVTQTDDQKVMMPNFAQVYSFIGSVFDPQTTGHVQRLKQMDPINLETVLLLMRNLSVNLTSPEFEEQRRFISSYKGE, encoded by the exons ATGAATATGAATTTATCAGGTTTCGGTACTACTCTACCTCATACGATAACGACGGCGCCTGCGACAACGATGCCTGTTTCTGCAAGGAGCCAGACGATGTCGTTCAGTGAGGATCTAACAAAGAAGATTAGAAAGCCATACACAATCACCAAGTCTAGAGAGAACTGGACGGAGCAGGAGCACGACAAGTTCATTGAAGCTCTCCATTT GTTTGACCGTGATTGGAAGAAAATTGAAGCCTTTGTTGGATCAAAAACAGTTATTCAG ATAAGGAGCCACGCGCAGAAATACTTTCTCAAGGTTCAGAAGAATGGAACTAACGAACATCTTCCACCTCCTCGACCAAAGAGGAAAGCTAATCATCCTTATCCTCAAAAGGCTTCCAAAAGTG TTGCTCTTTCAACTTCAAACGCATTGCTTGAACATGAGTACTTGTACACCACCACTCATCCACAACCAGTGATTTGTACTCCTAGTCATGGATTGATACGTCGGGGTGTTATTACGCCAAATCCAGTGATCAAag AGGAATCGGGTGTCCCAGAGAACTGTTGCAGCACTACTAGTAGTAGTATTAGAGATAATGGGCAGAGGACGAGAACCGTTACGCAGACGGATGACCAGAAGG TGATGATGCCGAATTTCGCTCAAGTGTACAGCTTTATAGGAAGTGTATTTGATCCACAAACAACAGGTCATGTTCAGAGGTTAAAGCAAATGGATCCAATTAATCTAGAAACG GTCCTCTTATTGATGAGAAACTTGTCTGTAAACCTGACAAGCCCCGAGTTTGAAGAACAA CGGAGGTTCATATCATCATACAAAGGTGAATAG